The following are encoded in a window of Telmatobacter sp. DSM 110680 genomic DNA:
- a CDS encoding SCO family protein gives MQNSSNSANKTTSIRQRSFTAASIFLCLAALTPSLLGQVSSYGEKETGPDNGKPPAILNGVGVTQRLNEQLPLDLTFTDDMGKTVQLASYFGKRPAILALVYYQCPMLCSEELNGLTGALQMVDEVPGRDFNVIVVSIDPSEGTNLAADKKRNYLRRYGHPETADGWHFMTGTQANIDALTKAVGFGYVKIPGPDGKLTQFAHASSIQLVTPQGKLAQYYMGVEYSPKDIRLGLVEASNNHIGSPVDNILTYCYHYDPATNKHSLIIARVVQMGGAMTVILLGGFMWIMFRRDYRKAHDQLVSGTKVNG, from the coding sequence ATGCAGAACAGCAGTAACAGTGCGAACAAGACGACCAGCATCAGGCAACGCAGTTTCACCGCGGCCTCGATCTTCTTGTGCCTTGCCGCACTGACGCCATCTTTGTTGGGGCAGGTATCAAGCTACGGCGAAAAGGAGACTGGGCCTGATAACGGCAAGCCCCCCGCCATCCTCAATGGTGTAGGCGTGACTCAGCGACTGAATGAGCAGTTGCCGCTCGATCTCACGTTCACTGACGACATGGGCAAAACGGTTCAGCTCGCGAGCTACTTTGGGAAAAGGCCCGCCATTCTCGCGCTCGTCTATTACCAGTGCCCGATGTTGTGCTCAGAAGAGTTGAACGGCCTCACGGGCGCACTGCAGATGGTCGACGAAGTTCCCGGCCGCGATTTCAACGTCATCGTTGTCAGCATCGATCCCAGCGAAGGCACCAACCTTGCTGCGGACAAGAAGCGCAACTACCTCCGCCGGTACGGACATCCTGAAACCGCCGATGGCTGGCACTTCATGACCGGCACGCAAGCCAACATCGATGCGCTGACCAAGGCGGTCGGCTTTGGCTACGTCAAGATTCCCGGGCCCGATGGCAAGCTCACGCAGTTCGCCCACGCCAGCTCCATTCAGCTCGTAACTCCGCAGGGCAAGCTGGCACAGTACTACATGGGAGTCGAGTACTCTCCGAAAGATATTCGCCTCGGTCTCGTCGAGGCTTCGAACAATCACATCGGCTCACCCGTCGACAACATTCTTACTTACTGCTATCACTACGACCCGGCAACCAATAAGCATTCGCTGATCATTGCTCGCGTTGTGCAGATGGGTGGCGCGATGACTGTGATTCTGCTGGGCGGGTTTATGTGGATCATGTTCCGCCGCGACTATCGCAAGGCTCATGACCAACTTGTTTCAGGAAC